One Mycolicibacterium fortuitum subsp. fortuitum genomic window carries:
- a CDS encoding SDR family NAD(P)-dependent oxidoreductase has protein sequence MELNGASAIVTGGASGIGAATARQLAAKGARVIVADLQADKGEALAKEIGGIFVTVDVTNTDQIIDAVKTAADLGPLRALVNSAGVGWAQRTIGKDGEFSSAHDLGLYKKVLDINLVGTFDCIRIAATQMSKNELTDTGERGAIVNMTSVAAFDGQIGQAAYSSSKGGVVGLTLPVARDLSAVGIRVNTVAPGLIDTPIYGEGEASEAFKAKLGESVLFPHRLGKPDELASMVIELLTNSYMNAEVVRVDGGIRMPPK, from the coding sequence GTGGAACTCAACGGAGCAAGCGCCATCGTCACAGGTGGTGCATCAGGTATCGGCGCGGCCACTGCCCGCCAGTTGGCTGCCAAGGGAGCCCGCGTCATCGTGGCTGACCTGCAGGCGGACAAGGGCGAGGCCCTCGCCAAGGAGATCGGCGGCATTTTCGTCACCGTCGACGTGACCAACACCGACCAGATCATCGACGCGGTCAAGACCGCCGCGGACCTCGGCCCGCTGCGCGCACTGGTGAACTCGGCCGGCGTCGGCTGGGCCCAGCGCACCATCGGCAAGGACGGAGAGTTCTCCTCGGCTCACGACCTCGGTCTGTACAAGAAGGTGCTCGACATCAACCTGGTCGGCACCTTCGACTGCATCCGTATCGCGGCCACCCAGATGAGCAAGAACGAGCTCACCGACACCGGCGAGCGCGGTGCGATCGTCAACATGACCAGCGTTGCGGCCTTCGACGGCCAGATCGGCCAGGCGGCCTACTCGTCGTCCAAGGGCGGCGTGGTCGGCCTGACCCTGCCGGTGGCCCGCGACCTGTCCGCTGTGGGCATCCGCGTCAACACCGTCGCACCCGGCCTGATCGACACCCCGATCTACGGCGAGGGCGAGGCCTCCGAGGCATTCAAGGCCAAGCTGGGTGAGTCGGTGCTGTTCCCGCACCGTCTCGGCAAGCCGGACGAACTGGCCTCCATGGTCATCGAGCTGCTGACCAACTCGTACATGAACGCCGAGGTCGTCCGCGTCGACGGCGGCATCCGGATGCCACCCAAGTAA
- a CDS encoding YkvA family protein: protein MTDTWWGSALISLGAALLLSWLVLVIALLALRPRGNLLKEALRLLPDLLRLIRRLAADKSLPRGVRIRLALLAVYLALPIDLIPDFIPVLGYADDAIIVTVVLRSVVRHAGLDAVRAHWPGTDDGFDVVVRLTGLSR from the coding sequence GTGACCGATACCTGGTGGGGGAGCGCACTGATCAGCCTGGGCGCCGCACTGCTGCTGAGCTGGCTGGTCCTCGTCATCGCGCTGCTCGCCCTGCGGCCCCGCGGGAACCTGCTCAAAGAAGCCCTCCGGTTGCTTCCCGACCTGCTGCGGTTGATCCGACGCCTGGCTGCGGACAAATCCCTGCCGCGAGGCGTGCGGATCCGGCTGGCCCTGCTGGCGGTCTATCTGGCGCTGCCCATCGACCTGATCCCCGATTTCATCCCCGTGCTCGGCTATGCCGACGACGCGATCATCGTGACCGTGGTGCTGCGCAGCGTCGTGCGCCACGCCGGGCTGGATGCGGTGCGGGCGCATTGGCCGGGCACCGACGACGGGTTCGACGTCGTGGTGCGGCTGACCGGGTTGTCCCGCTGA
- a CDS encoding NDMA-dependent alcohol dehydrogenase, with the protein MKTKGALLWELNSPFRVDEIDLGDPVADEVQIQMHAAGMCHSDYHLTTGATPMALPALGGHEGAGVVTKVGKNVTGIEEGDHVILAFIPACGECPPCLKGFRSLCDRGAVLLGGKAIADGRSWIHAGGREVSPMNLLGTFAPYMTVHKDSVVKIDKDIPFETAAIMGCAVPTGFGSATNVADVKPGETVIIVGVGGIGMSALQGAVISGAKHVIAIDPNEWKREQAIKFGATHVYPSMAEAIAPIIDVTHGLMGDKVIIAVGEMKGEYIEEAMILTAKTGTCVVTGMGSMMDADVKLNLFLFTMLQKTLKGNIFGGGNSHVETPRLTALYKSGLLNIDDMITRTYKLEDINQGYQDMLDGNNIRGVIKFDEADW; encoded by the coding sequence ATGAAGACCAAAGGCGCCCTGCTGTGGGAACTCAACTCGCCGTTCAGGGTCGACGAGATCGACCTCGGTGACCCCGTCGCCGACGAAGTACAGATTCAGATGCATGCCGCGGGCATGTGCCACTCGGACTACCACCTGACCACAGGTGCCACCCCGATGGCGCTGCCCGCGCTCGGCGGCCACGAGGGCGCCGGCGTCGTCACCAAGGTCGGCAAGAACGTCACCGGCATCGAGGAGGGCGATCACGTCATCCTCGCCTTCATCCCGGCCTGTGGTGAGTGCCCGCCGTGTCTGAAGGGCTTCCGCTCGCTGTGTGACCGCGGCGCGGTGCTGCTCGGTGGCAAGGCCATCGCCGACGGCAGGAGCTGGATCCACGCCGGCGGCCGCGAGGTGTCGCCGATGAACCTGCTCGGCACGTTCGCGCCGTACATGACCGTGCACAAGGATTCGGTCGTCAAGATCGACAAGGACATCCCGTTCGAGACCGCGGCCATCATGGGCTGCGCGGTGCCCACCGGCTTCGGCTCGGCCACCAACGTCGCCGACGTCAAGCCCGGCGAGACCGTCATCATCGTCGGTGTCGGCGGCATCGGCATGAGCGCGCTGCAGGGTGCGGTCATCTCGGGCGCCAAGCACGTCATCGCGATCGACCCGAACGAGTGGAAGCGCGAGCAGGCCATCAAGTTCGGCGCCACGCACGTCTACCCGTCGATGGCCGAGGCCATCGCGCCCATCATCGACGTCACCCACGGTCTGATGGGCGACAAGGTCATCATCGCCGTCGGCGAGATGAAGGGTGAGTACATCGAAGAGGCGATGATCCTGACCGCCAAGACCGGCACCTGCGTGGTGACGGGCATGGGGTCGATGATGGACGCCGACGTCAAGCTCAACCTGTTCTTGTTCACCATGTTGCAGAAGACGTTGAAGGGCAACATCTTCGGCGGCGGCAACTCGCACGTCGAGACGCCCCGGCTGACCGCGCTGTACAAGTCGGGCCTGCTCAACATCGACGACATGATCACGCGGACCTACAAGCTCGAAGACATCAACCAGGGCTACCAGGACATGTTGGACGGCAACAACATTCGTGGCGTCATCAAGTTCGACGAGGCTGATTGGTAA
- a CDS encoding VOC family protein, translated as MTEINASIVPNLWFDRQAEQAAQHYIDAFGGNGRILNKIDSHPESPSPQDVPVVVEFELAGQRFVGINGGPQFTFTEAISLEVRVTGQEQLDQLWAALVEGGEELPCGWLKDKYGLAWQITPTEYYDLLGKGDSEADSRLMSAVLSTHGKFDIAELQAAYNGS; from the coding sequence ATGACTGAAATCAACGCCAGCATCGTCCCTAACCTCTGGTTCGACCGGCAGGCCGAACAGGCCGCACAGCACTACATCGACGCGTTCGGCGGCAACGGCCGCATCCTCAACAAGATCGACTCGCATCCGGAGTCGCCGTCCCCGCAGGATGTGCCGGTGGTGGTGGAGTTCGAGCTCGCCGGGCAGCGATTTGTCGGGATCAACGGCGGCCCCCAGTTCACCTTCACCGAAGCCATTTCCCTCGAGGTCCGCGTCACCGGCCAGGAACAGCTCGACCAGCTCTGGGCCGCGCTGGTCGAGGGCGGCGAGGAGCTGCCGTGCGGCTGGCTCAAGGACAAGTACGGGCTGGCCTGGCAGATCACCCCGACCGAGTACTACGACCTGCTGGGTAAGGGAGATTCGGAGGCCGACTCGCGGCTGATGTCGGCAGTGCTGAGCACCCATGGGAAGTTCGACATCGCCGAACTGCAGGCGGCCTACAACGGTTCGTAG